CGTCACCGGCGGGATACGGCAACTCGTTCTTGGGCAACACCCAGGGGGCGCGGCTCATGGACTCCACGCCGCCGATGAGCATCAGGTCCGCCTCCGAGGTGTTGATCTGGCGGGAGGCAATCATTGCCGCATCCAGCGAGGACCCGCAGAGCCGGTTGACGGTGGTGCCCGGAATGGAGGTCGGCAGTCCCGCCAGCAGGGCCGCCATGCGCGCAACGTTGCGGTTTTCCTCACCCGCGCCGTTGGCATTGCCGAAGACCACTTCATCGATCCGTTCCGGGTCCAGTTCCGGTGCCCGGGAGACGGCTGCCCGGATCACCTGGGCGGCCAGGTCATCGGGGCGGACGCCGGCGAGGGCGCCGCCGAATTTCCCGAAAGGGGTACGAACTGCGTCGTAGATATATGTCTGGTTCACCGGTGCTCCTTTGAAACGTGCTGCGAAGAAACTGGAATCGGAACGTTCGGACTGTTGGGTCTGGCTCGTTGCGCGGCTACGCCTCGGCGTCGATGTCCCGGAACACGCCCTGCGCCGTCTTGAACGCCGAGTTGGCTGCCGGGACGCCGCAGTAGATGGCGGACTGCAGCACAATCTCCTTGATCTCGTCGCGGCTGAGGCCGTTGCGCAGGGCCGCCCTGACGTGCATGGCGAACTCCTCCAAGTGGCCGTGCGCGATCAGGGCGGTGAGGGTGACGGCGCTGCGCATAGTGCGCGGCAGGCCCGGCCGGGTCCAGATGGTGCCCCACGCGTACTGGGTGATCAGGTCCTGGAAGTCGGCGGTGAACCCGTCCTTGCCGGCGTTGGCACGGTCCACGTGCTCGGGGCCGAGGACTTCCCGTCGGACGGCC
This Arthrobacter sp. zg-Y20 DNA region includes the following protein-coding sequences:
- the pcaC gene encoding 4-carboxymuconolactone decarboxylase, translating into MIADGDKSRQDVYNEGMAVRREVLGPEHVDRANAGKDGFTADFQDLITQYAWGTIWTRPGLPRTMRSAVTLTALIAHGHLEEFAMHVRAALRNGLSRDEIKEIVLQSAIYCGVPAANSAFKTAQGVFRDIDAEA